Genomic segment of Mucilaginibacter sabulilitoris:
AAAGGGATGGGAACGGAGAGGAAAAATATATGAACATGTTGGAATAAATTTTTTCAGAAAATTATTGGTTTGGATTGGTTGGGAAAAACTGAATAAAAAATCTGCACCGGTAGAAAAAAATACCAATGCTTTGATGAATTTAGGTTATCAAACAAAAAAAGCTGAATTAGGTCACGTAATTATCTTGTTTATAGTGCTGGGGTTTAATGTTTTCGTGGCATTTAAATTTGGAGTCCTCAAGTCTTTGTGGTTACTCATATTAAATGTCTTAC
This window contains:
- a CDS encoding glycosyl-4,4'-diaponeurosporenoate acyltransferase CrtO family protein; the protein is MRKTLTLIFIVIITIGSVCALVHYLKMDGFAFAWALNFLLMLGVLAFTESLKSQLTSSYYNEKGWERRGKIYEHVGINFFRKLLVWIGWEKLNKKSAPVEKNTNALMNLGYQTKKAELGHVIILFIVLGFNVFVAFKFGVLKSLWLLILNVLLNLYPIFLQRYNRPRIERAINLSKRR